A window of the Ipomoea triloba cultivar NCNSP0323 chromosome 14, ASM357664v1 genome harbors these coding sequences:
- the LOC116003707 gene encoding vacuolar protein-sorting-associated protein 33 homolog isoform X2, with the protein MGAQQQEGKKTKVPLNSSDKLFKEIRNQNFEVVVQVLRQRATSMKQDYTEMQSTSMLQVDPAWISYIYAFAIFHGVV; encoded by the exons ATGGGTGCCCAGCAGCAGGAGGGGAAGAAGACAAAGGTTCCTCTAAATTCTAG TGACAAGCTATTCAAAGAGATACGGAATCAGAACTTTGAAGTTGTTGTCCAG GTTCTACGTCAAAGAGCAACATCCATGAAGCAAGATTACACTGAGATGCAGTCTACT TCAATGCTACAAGTGGATCCAGCATGGATAAGCTATATCTATGCATTTGcaatttttcatggagtggtgtgA
- the LOC116003707 gene encoding vacuolar protein-sorting-associated protein 33 homolog isoform X1, which translates to MMNFYQFLGINNGAVELDASIMGAQQQEGKKTKVPLNSSDKLFKEIRNQNFEVVVQVLRQRATSMKQDYTEMQSTSMLQVDPAWISYIYAFAIFHGVV; encoded by the exons ATGATGAATTTTTATCAG TTTCTTGGTATCAATAACGGTGCTGTGGAGTTAGATGCTTCTATAATGGGTGCCCAGCAGCAGGAGGGGAAGAAGACAAAGGTTCCTCTAAATTCTAG TGACAAGCTATTCAAAGAGATACGGAATCAGAACTTTGAAGTTGTTGTCCAG GTTCTACGTCAAAGAGCAACATCCATGAAGCAAGATTACACTGAGATGCAGTCTACT TCAATGCTACAAGTGGATCCAGCATGGATAAGCTATATCTATGCATTTGcaatttttcatggagtggtgtgA